Proteins encoded by one window of Mycolicibacterium sp. ND9-15:
- a CDS encoding DUF6542 domain-containing protein produces the protein MSAQRARPAVSADHRSAHPNFPGVPGWGAVLIAVTATTIGFAFDAGSGSKELSSVFAACYVLGCLAAVLAVRQEALFTAVIQPPLLLFVTVPGSYFLFTGGQFTGMKDLAINCGYPLIERFPLMFFTSAVVLLTGMARWYVGMSARRASPRATDDVRHEPKPALVAALTAKISSLLERHRHDEDDEVVAAPRRKRPDGASRSTRTSRTAPRTGRAAAANRSGRPTSRTPTSRSRHARPPETEIIEPVAERPRRTRSGRHAEPPPPPAQPRRRPRPANPRQPGPPPSERRAGYDRAGERPERRRRFDDYQPREPHDRNGNGTHHPISRVRYRGEEADGPTEYRTRRRSARDVEADSWEYDI, from the coding sequence GTGTCAGCACAGCGCGCACGGCCGGCGGTCAGCGCCGACCATCGCTCCGCGCATCCCAATTTCCCGGGTGTTCCCGGCTGGGGTGCTGTGTTGATCGCGGTCACGGCGACCACTATCGGGTTCGCGTTCGACGCTGGGTCGGGCAGCAAAGAACTCAGCTCCGTTTTCGCGGCGTGCTACGTACTCGGCTGCCTCGCCGCGGTTCTGGCGGTCCGACAGGAAGCGCTGTTCACCGCGGTGATCCAGCCGCCGCTGCTCCTGTTCGTCACCGTGCCAGGCTCCTACTTCCTGTTCACCGGCGGGCAATTCACCGGAATGAAGGATCTGGCGATCAACTGCGGCTATCCGCTGATCGAGCGCTTTCCGCTGATGTTTTTCACGTCCGCGGTCGTGCTGTTGACCGGCATGGCCCGCTGGTACGTCGGCATGTCGGCCCGCCGCGCGTCCCCGCGGGCCACCGACGATGTCCGCCACGAGCCGAAGCCGGCTCTGGTGGCGGCGTTGACGGCCAAGATCTCCTCGCTGCTCGAGCGCCACCGCCACGATGAGGATGACGAGGTTGTCGCCGCGCCGCGCCGCAAGCGCCCCGACGGCGCGAGCCGGTCCACCCGAACCAGCAGGACGGCGCCGCGAACCGGCAGAGCAGCGGCGGCTAACCGCAGCGGTCGGCCGACCAGCCGGACCCCGACGTCGCGATCGCGCCATGCCCGACCGCCCGAGACCGAGATCATCGAGCCGGTCGCCGAGCGTCCGCGCCGCACCCGCTCCGGCAGGCACGCTGAGCCGCCGCCACCGCCCGCCCAGCCTCGGCGCAGGCCCCGCCCGGCGAACCCACGTCAGCCCGGTCCTCCCCCGTCCGAGCGGCGCGCCGGCTATGACCGCGCCGGGGAGCGCCCGGAGCGGCGGCGCCGCTTCGACGACTACCAGCCGCGCGAGCCACATGACAGGAACGGCAACGGGACGCATCACCCGATCTCGCGAGTGCGCTACCGGGGCGAAGAGGCCGACGGCCCCACGGAGTACCGCACCCGCCGCCGGAGCGCGCGCGACGTGGAAGCCGATTCCTGGGAGTACGACATCTGA
- the ychF gene encoding redox-regulated ATPase YchF, whose protein sequence is MSLNLGIVGLPNVGKSTLFNALTRNDVLAANYPFATIEPNEGVVPLPDPRLAELARMFGSEKIVHAPVTFVDIAGIVKGASEGAGLGNKFLANIRESDAICQVVRVFSDDDVAHVDGRIDPKSDIEVIETELILADLQTLEKALPRLEKEARTHKERRPAYEAAAAAQEILNGGTTLFAAGAEKPATSGLSVDIAPLRELNLLTTKPFLYVFNADEAVLTDESRKAELRELVAPADAVFLDAKIEAELQELDDESAAELLESIGQTERGLDALARAGFHTLKLQTFLTAGPKEARAWTIHQGDTAPKAAGVIHTDFEKGFIKAEIVSYDDLIAAGSMAAAKAAGKVRMEGKDYVMQDGDVVEFRHGGTSGSGKK, encoded by the coding sequence GTGAGCTTGAACCTGGGAATCGTCGGCCTGCCGAACGTCGGTAAATCGACGCTGTTCAACGCGTTGACGCGCAACGACGTGTTGGCGGCCAACTACCCGTTCGCCACGATCGAGCCCAACGAAGGTGTCGTGCCGCTGCCCGATCCGAGATTGGCCGAGCTCGCCAGGATGTTCGGGTCGGAAAAGATTGTTCATGCGCCGGTCACCTTCGTTGATATCGCCGGGATCGTCAAGGGCGCGTCCGAAGGCGCCGGGCTGGGCAACAAGTTCCTGGCCAACATCCGCGAGAGCGATGCGATCTGCCAAGTGGTGCGGGTGTTCAGCGACGACGACGTGGCCCACGTCGACGGCCGCATCGACCCGAAATCCGATATAGAGGTCATTGAGACCGAGCTGATCCTCGCGGATCTGCAGACGCTGGAGAAGGCGTTACCGCGATTGGAGAAGGAAGCCAGGACGCACAAGGAACGCAGGCCGGCGTATGAGGCCGCCGCGGCGGCGCAGGAGATTCTCAACGGCGGGACGACGTTGTTCGCCGCAGGAGCCGAGAAGCCGGCGACATCCGGCTTGAGCGTGGACATCGCGCCGTTGCGAGAGCTGAACCTGCTGACGACCAAACCGTTCCTGTACGTCTTCAACGCCGACGAGGCGGTGCTGACCGACGAATCCCGCAAGGCGGAGCTGCGCGAACTGGTCGCGCCTGCCGATGCGGTGTTCTTGGACGCGAAGATCGAGGCCGAGTTGCAGGAACTCGACGACGAGTCCGCCGCCGAGCTGCTGGAGTCGATCGGACAGACCGAACGTGGGCTGGATGCGTTGGCGCGGGCCGGTTTTCACACGCTTAAGTTGCAGACATTCTTGACCGCCGGCCCGAAAGAGGCCCGCGCGTGGACGATTCACCAGGGCGACACTGCGCCGAAGGCGGCCGGGGTCATCCACACCGACTTCGAGAAGGGCTTCATCAAGGCCGAGATCGTCTCCTACGACGACCTGATCGCGGCCGGATCGATGGCCGCGGCCAAGGCGGCGGGCAAGGTCCGCATGGAGGGCAAGGATTACGTCATGCAAGACGGCGACGTGGTCGAGTTCCGGCACGGAGGAACGTCAGGTAGCGGGAAGAAATGA
- a CDS encoding GNAT family N-acetyltransferase yields the protein MRELHPRDAEAFALGTTDPAVQKYGHLPLTHYTPEIVRDQIDGVIAQGLADGSLAVLAIADADSEAFLGSLVLFELSGDRAEVGFWLTSESRGRGVAVKALEAANQIVAAMGLEVLTARTSPQNLASQRVLERAGFEQKGMPTEQQTPSGARVPVLTFERPVVEFRFNV from the coding sequence GTGCGAGAGCTTCACCCTCGTGACGCCGAAGCCTTCGCGCTGGGAACGACCGATCCGGCGGTGCAGAAGTATGGTCATCTGCCGCTGACTCATTACACGCCGGAGATCGTGCGCGATCAGATCGACGGAGTGATCGCTCAGGGCTTGGCGGATGGATCGCTGGCGGTGTTGGCCATCGCTGACGCAGACTCGGAGGCGTTTCTGGGCAGCCTTGTTCTGTTCGAGCTCAGCGGCGATCGCGCTGAGGTCGGGTTCTGGCTGACGTCGGAATCCCGCGGGCGTGGAGTGGCGGTGAAGGCTCTGGAAGCAGCCAACCAGATCGTTGCGGCGATGGGTCTCGAGGTACTGACGGCGCGGACCTCCCCGCAGAACCTCGCATCGCAGCGCGTACTCGAGCGTGCCGGCTTCGAGCAGAAGGGCATGCCGACGGAGCAACAGACACCTTCGGGCGCGAGGGTTCCGGTTCTGACGTTCGAACGACCTGTGGTGGAGTTCCGGTTCAACGTCTGA
- a CDS encoding AbrB/MazE/SpoVT family DNA-binding domain-containing protein has product MEAVIDSGGRVVLPKQLRDALGLTPGAKVDISAYGGGLQITPGGRTARIERDTKGRLVARADTEVTDEMMFALIDSGRR; this is encoded by the coding sequence ATGGAGGCTGTCATCGATTCCGGTGGCCGTGTCGTCCTGCCCAAGCAGCTGCGCGACGCGCTGGGGCTGACTCCTGGAGCGAAGGTCGACATTTCGGCATATGGGGGTGGATTGCAGATCACCCCCGGTGGCAGAACTGCTCGAATTGAGCGGGATACGAAGGGGCGTTTGGTAGCTCGCGCAGACACCGAGGTTACCGACGAGATGATGTTTGCTCTGATCGACTCGGGACGACGTTGA
- a CDS encoding PIN domain-containing protein has product MSSHRSHTVVAAWAESRTLGLCGHALVETYSVLTRLPGDARVDAADAVALIAGNFPASLQLGVRASRSAHREFARRGIAGGAAYDGLVALAAREHGAVLATRDARARSTSEALGVVTEVLAPGG; this is encoded by the coding sequence ATGAGCTCGCACCGGTCTCACACGGTGGTCGCTGCCTGGGCAGAGAGTCGAACCCTGGGTCTTTGTGGGCATGCCCTCGTGGAGACGTATTCAGTCTTGACCCGGTTGCCCGGCGATGCCCGCGTCGACGCTGCGGATGCCGTGGCTTTGATCGCTGGAAACTTTCCTGCGTCGCTGCAACTCGGTGTGCGCGCCTCGCGTTCCGCTCATCGCGAGTTCGCGCGCCGAGGTATCGCCGGTGGTGCGGCATACGACGGATTGGTTGCACTAGCGGCTCGCGAGCACGGCGCCGTTTTGGCCACTCGCGATGCTCGCGCCCGGTCTACCTCCGAGGCACTGGGCGTCGTTACCGAGGTGCTCGCACCCGGCGGTTGA
- a CDS encoding DUF1801 domain-containing protein gives MTDDWRVDRVEEIRSLIKQVEPDVIEEIKWRKPSNPDGVQAFSLDGLICTLEMYKGKVKVNFAKGSSISDPDKLFNASLHAPVGRSIDLRENDELDTAAFTTLIREAVKVNRDNRASKRRK, from the coding sequence ATGACTGACGACTGGCGCGTGGATCGGGTCGAGGAGATCCGATCTCTGATCAAGCAGGTCGAACCCGACGTCATCGAAGAGATAAAATGGCGTAAACCGTCGAATCCCGATGGTGTGCAAGCATTTTCGCTCGACGGCCTCATCTGCACGCTGGAGATGTACAAAGGCAAGGTCAAGGTGAACTTCGCCAAGGGTTCGTCGATCAGCGACCCGGACAAATTGTTCAATGCGAGCCTGCACGCACCCGTCGGGCGCTCCATCGACCTCCGCGAGAACGACGAGTTGGACACGGCCGCATTCACGACGCTGATCCGGGAGGCGGTCAAGGTCAACCGCGACAATCGAGCTTCGAAGCGCCGTAAGTGA
- a CDS encoding SRPBCC domain-containing protein — MTRTDTASQIVKAPLSRVFEALVDPGALVEWLAPAGMRGRFEHFDARPGGSYRMILTYADLPAHGGATDSDSDVVEGRFIEIEPDHRVVQTVEFASEAPTFSGPVTRTWTVTRVDGGTRVELCADDVPAEISAADHVDDMNSALNNLAAYLAKRQIAFRVD, encoded by the coding sequence ATGACCCGCACGGATACCGCGTCGCAGATCGTGAAGGCGCCGTTGAGCCGCGTCTTCGAAGCGCTCGTCGACCCCGGGGCGCTCGTCGAATGGCTGGCGCCGGCCGGGATGCGCGGTCGGTTCGAACACTTCGACGCGCGCCCGGGCGGCTCCTACCGGATGATCTTGACGTATGCCGATTTACCCGCCCACGGTGGTGCGACCGACTCCGACTCCGATGTCGTCGAGGGTCGCTTCATCGAGATCGAACCGGATCACCGCGTCGTCCAAACCGTCGAATTCGCCTCGGAGGCCCCCACTTTCAGCGGACCCGTGACGAGGACGTGGACGGTGACGCGGGTCGACGGCGGGACGCGGGTGGAACTGTGTGCCGACGACGTGCCCGCCGAAATTTCGGCGGCCGATCATGTGGACGACATGAATTCCGCCCTGAACAATCTCGCCGCATACCTCGCAAAACGACAGATCGCGTTTCGCGTCGACTGA
- a CDS encoding LmeA family phospholipid-binding protein, which translates to MTQPPQRPGPPDWRRRGAPPPPNPGHRRPPPPRRPDPLSSESPTEQLGTPRGATSAGPTQRFPRPPSPADLRPTEQIQRRPPQTSGSTPEGDEKPRRSRGFNRTAIVLIAVILVALLAGGLAAGELYARQRADSILTEVAECVTDDGVEISFGVNPPFLWQHITGHYTNISVATDGNRVQGADGMTAEVTLADVRLQETGNAKGTIGALDATLSWKSAGIKDTVAANLPGVGALITGVRTDPAAGTVILAAGDNSVTAKPVVTAGDLNLEVLGVTGPLPEDAVQTALNDLTKKLNDNYPLGIHADSVEVTDSGVVGKFSSRDASIPKADANPCFARL; encoded by the coding sequence GTGACGCAGCCGCCACAACGCCCTGGACCGCCCGACTGGCGGCGTCGGGGTGCGCCACCACCACCCAACCCGGGACACCGCAGGCCACCGCCGCCGAGGCGGCCGGACCCGTTGTCGTCCGAGTCGCCGACCGAGCAGTTGGGGACACCACGGGGAGCGACGAGTGCAGGCCCGACGCAGCGGTTCCCGCGGCCACCGTCACCGGCCGATCTGCGGCCCACGGAGCAGATCCAACGACGCCCGCCGCAGACCTCCGGTTCGACACCGGAGGGCGATGAGAAGCCGCGTCGCTCCCGGGGCTTCAACAGGACCGCGATCGTGCTGATCGCCGTCATCCTGGTCGCCTTGCTGGCAGGCGGCCTGGCCGCCGGCGAACTCTATGCTCGACAGCGCGCCGACAGCATCCTGACGGAGGTCGCCGAGTGCGTGACCGACGACGGCGTCGAGATTTCCTTCGGTGTCAATCCGCCGTTCCTGTGGCAGCACATCACCGGGCACTACACCAACATCTCGGTCGCGACCGACGGCAATCGGGTGCAGGGTGCCGACGGGATGACAGCGGAGGTCACGCTGGCCGACGTGCGGCTGCAGGAAACCGGAAATGCCAAGGGCACCATCGGCGCACTGGACGCGACGTTGAGCTGGAAGTCGGCGGGCATCAAAGACACCGTCGCCGCCAACCTCCCGGGAGTGGGCGCTCTGATCACCGGTGTACGCACCGACCCCGCGGCGGGCACAGTCATCTTGGCGGCCGGTGACAACAGCGTCACCGCCAAGCCCGTGGTGACGGCAGGCGACCTGAACCTGGAGGTCCTCGGCGTCACCGGTCCGCTGCCCGAGGACGCGGTGCAGACGGCGCTCAACGACCTGACCAAGAAGCTCAACGACAACTACCCGCTCGGGATTCACGCCGACAGCGTCGAGGTGACCGACTCCGGCGTCGTCGGGAAATTCTCCAGCCGGGACGCCTCGATTCCGAAAGCGGACGCCAACCCCTGCTTCGCGCGTCTTTAG
- a CDS encoding guanylate cyclase → MNPSAVSLEQALDATRTGDLWLFRGRSGPDRAIQSMTNAPVNHVGMTIAIEDLPPLIWHAELGDKLIDMWTGKNQRGVQLNDARQVVERWIINYHQRCWLRQLTPYAGRDQEDRALQVVARMDGTPFPSTARLTGRWFRGRLAATDLTRGIPFVHRRVREKTQRRKRKELQAGLETAYCAETVAITYEEMGLLTSEKHYNWFDPGSFWSGDFLPLAPGYELSAEIAVELD, encoded by the coding sequence GTGAATCCAAGCGCGGTCTCGCTGGAGCAGGCGCTCGACGCGACACGAACCGGTGACCTCTGGCTGTTTCGGGGGCGGTCGGGGCCGGACCGGGCGATCCAGTCGATGACGAACGCCCCGGTCAATCACGTGGGCATGACGATCGCGATCGAGGATCTGCCGCCGCTGATCTGGCACGCGGAATTGGGCGACAAGCTCATCGACATGTGGACCGGTAAGAACCAGCGCGGGGTGCAACTCAACGACGCGCGGCAGGTGGTGGAGCGGTGGATCATCAACTACCACCAGCGCTGCTGGCTGCGGCAGCTCACCCCGTATGCCGGCCGGGACCAGGAAGACCGCGCGTTGCAGGTGGTGGCGCGGATGGACGGCACACCGTTTCCGAGCACGGCGCGGTTGACCGGCCGGTGGTTCCGCGGACGGCTCGCGGCCACGGACTTGACCCGCGGAATCCCGTTCGTGCACAGGAGAGTCCGAGAAAAGACGCAACGCCGAAAGCGCAAGGAGCTCCAAGCCGGGCTCGAGACCGCATACTGCGCCGAGACCGTCGCCATCACCTACGAGGAGATGGGGTTGCTGACCAGCGAGAAGCACTACAACTGGTTCGATCCCGGCTCGTTTTGGAGCGGGGACTTCCTGCCGTTGGCGCCGGGTTACGAGCTCAGCGCGGAGATCGCCGTCGAGCTGGACTGA
- a CDS encoding adenylate/guanylate cyclase domain-containing protein: MQIAAYILAMVAAAEAVALAVLWIRYSRQRDELEDARRRVDTKNMLLTGGREAVKQVWQTANILRKDGIGAAVRSSIEDLADWAEVERPDLARLSPGGKMVVLFSDIEESTALNERIGDRAFVRLLARHDKMVRRHVNNHSGYVVKSQGDGFMVAFAQPEQAVRCGMAVQRSLRRQPNGIRVRMGIHMGKSVRRGDDLFGRNVAMAARVAGAADGGEVLVSSVVRDALADLDDIAFDDGRDAELKGFGGSHRLYAVTP, translated from the coding sequence ATGCAGATCGCGGCCTACATTTTGGCGATGGTGGCGGCGGCGGAAGCCGTCGCGCTGGCCGTGCTGTGGATCCGCTACAGCCGCCAACGGGACGAACTCGAGGACGCTCGTCGACGCGTCGACACCAAGAACATGCTGCTCACCGGTGGCCGCGAGGCGGTCAAGCAGGTGTGGCAGACCGCCAACATCCTGCGCAAGGACGGCATCGGCGCGGCGGTGCGATCCTCGATCGAGGATCTCGCGGACTGGGCCGAGGTCGAGCGGCCGGATCTGGCCAGGCTTTCGCCAGGCGGCAAAATGGTGGTCCTGTTCTCCGATATCGAGGAATCGACGGCGCTCAACGAGCGGATCGGCGACCGCGCCTTTGTCAGGTTGCTGGCTCGCCACGACAAGATGGTGCGTCGCCACGTCAATAACCATTCGGGTTACGTGGTCAAGAGCCAGGGCGACGGGTTCATGGTGGCGTTCGCCCAGCCGGAGCAGGCGGTGCGGTGCGGCATGGCGGTACAGCGATCACTTCGCAGGCAGCCCAACGGCATTCGCGTCCGGATGGGGATTCACATGGGCAAGTCGGTGCGCCGTGGCGATGACCTGTTCGGCCGCAACGTGGCGATGGCGGCACGCGTTGCGGGTGCGGCCGACGGGGGCGAGGTGCTGGTCAGTTCGGTCGTGCGCGACGCACTGGCAGATCTCGACGACATTGCGTTCGACGACGGCCGCGACGCCGAACTCAAGGGCTTCGGCGGGTCACACCGCCTCTACGCGGTCACGCCCTAG
- a CDS encoding DUF732 domain-containing protein: MNTIACLGPVRHSPARAPTRMLAMLAAGLALMIGLLGQSLTTAPTAAALTQDEALYISLLADDGITPAPGYTYNDFIFTGHQIAYDLRKGINPGAVAYVVWVNNPSLTKDGAASVVAAAMVAFAPELVPVYLDQSPPGDTLT; this comes from the coding sequence ATGAACACCATCGCATGTCTCGGCCCAGTAAGACACAGCCCAGCCCGCGCCCCGACCCGGATGCTGGCGATGTTGGCAGCAGGCCTGGCCTTGATGATCGGCCTGCTCGGACAGTCGCTGACGACCGCTCCCACCGCCGCGGCGCTTACTCAGGACGAGGCGCTCTACATCAGCCTGCTCGCCGACGACGGAATCACTCCGGCACCGGGCTATACCTACAACGATTTCATCTTCACCGGTCATCAGATCGCGTATGACCTCCGCAAGGGAATCAACCCTGGGGCGGTGGCGTACGTCGTCTGGGTCAACAACCCGTCGCTTACCAAAGACGGGGCCGCTTCGGTGGTCGCCGCGGCGATGGTGGCATTCGCTCCGGAGTTGGTGCCGGTCTACCTCGACCAGTCACCGCCGGGCGACACACTCACCTGA